The proteins below are encoded in one region of Williamsoniiplasma luminosum:
- the metK gene encoding methionine adenosyltransferase, whose amino-acid sequence MKKYFTSESVSEGHPDKLCDQISDAILDACLEQDPYSRVACEVFVTDNYMVIGGEITTKAVVDYEKIARKILKKVGYDDDIFSVSHKSMEIAVKINTQSVDIAMGVDGQEIGAGDQGIMFGFANKETKEYMPFAIKIANDLMHLASKLRKNGTFKWAKPDMKSQVTLDYTDCHHPKIDTVLMSVQHDPNYDEVEFKTFIKEHIMDVIAKRHKLNTDFKVLINPTGKFVIGGPKGDTGLTGRKIIADTYGGYGHHGGGAFSGKDATKVDRSAAYYARYAAKNIVAAGLADTIEIQLSYAIGKPKPISIFFDTFNSNHVNNEVIMKVLETEFNFSVSGMINELDLRSPVFLKTATYGHFGKDHFKWEETDKAKTLAKYLKE is encoded by the coding sequence ATGAAAAAATATTTTACAAGTGAATCAGTGAGTGAAGGTCATCCTGATAAACTTTGTGACCAAATAAGTGATGCAATTTTAGATGCTTGTTTAGAACAAGACCCATATTCTCGAGTTGCATGTGAAGTGTTTGTCACAGATAACTACATGGTGATTGGTGGAGAAATCACAACTAAAGCCGTGGTTGATTATGAAAAAATTGCCAGAAAAATTCTGAAAAAAGTTGGCTATGATGATGATATATTTAGCGTCAGTCATAAATCAATGGAAATAGCTGTCAAAATCAACACCCAATCTGTTGATATTGCAATGGGGGTTGATGGTCAAGAAATTGGGGCGGGTGATCAAGGAATCATGTTTGGTTTTGCCAATAAAGAAACCAAAGAATACATGCCATTTGCGATTAAAATCGCCAATGACTTAATGCATTTAGCTTCAAAATTAAGAAAAAATGGCACATTCAAATGGGCAAAACCAGACATGAAATCACAAGTTACACTAGATTATACTGATTGTCATCATCCTAAAATTGATACAGTTTTAATGTCAGTCCAACATGACCCAAATTATGATGAAGTTGAATTTAAAACCTTTATCAAAGAACACATTATGGATGTCATTGCCAAACGTCATAAATTAAATACAGACTTTAAAGTCCTAATTAATCCAACAGGAAAATTTGTCATTGGTGGACCAAAAGGTGATACTGGTTTAACAGGAAGAAAAATTATTGCTGATACTTATGGAGGTTATGGACACCATGGAGGTGGTGCTTTTTCTGGAAAAGATGCAACAAAAGTTGATCGTAGTGCTGCATATTATGCTCGCTATGCAGCAAAAAATATCGTGGCAGCCGGATTGGCTGACACAATTGAAATTCAATTAAGTTATGCCATTGGAAAACCAAAACCAATCTCAATTTTCTTTGATACTTTTAATTCCAATCATGTGAACAATGAAGTGATTATGAAAGTTTTAGAAACTGAATTTAATTTTTCAGTTTCTGGGATGATCAACGAATTAGATTTAAGAAGTCCGGTCTTTTTAAAAACCGCAACTTATGGTCATTTTGGTAAGGACCATTTTAAATGAGAAGAAACAGATAAAGCTAAAACATTAGCTAAATATTTAAAGGAGTAA
- the ftsY gene encoding signal recognition particle-docking protein FtsY, translated as MGFWANWKAKKEAKATTDNQQINQKVTEMAAIEECQAKVANQIQPNNLSADSASAIEEYNEKHIAHLTEAPTESVDSVDHEAGYFDHGPVSTTDLNVLFNKMSHQKEKPKLSKSELRKQQKELKLKQKEQKKREKTEKAILKSSLTFSKDIKKLSKKYKEADDEFFIELEEVLIKTDMGMKMVMNISNSIQKRSKKTNSFHDIKELLVEELYKAYDIKHKGDTKLNYVDGRMNIFMVVGVNGTGKTTSLAKLSNYYAELDKKVMIVAGDTFRAGAIEQLEEWTTTRLEENIVLFKGKNNQDPSSVIFDAIKKAEAEKFDIVLIDTAGRIQNKVNLMKELEKMHNTIKKFDKSAPHEVLLVIDATTGQNGVIQAEEFSQVTKVSGIILTKMDGTSKGGIALAIKDELSIPVKMIGIGEQVDDLVEFDVEEYVYGLVAGFMDENLENDDLDE; from the coding sequence ATGGGATTTTGAGCTAATTGAAAAGCAAAAAAAGAAGCAAAAGCAACAACTGATAATCAGCAAATTAATCAGAAAGTAACGGAAATGGCAGCAATTGAAGAATGCCAAGCAAAAGTTGCGAACCAAATTCAACCAAATAATTTGTCAGCTGATTCAGCATCAGCAATTGAAGAATATAACGAAAAACACATTGCACATTTAACAGAAGCGCCAACAGAATCTGTTGATTCTGTTGATCATGAAGCTGGGTATTTTGACCATGGTCCAGTTTCAACAACTGATTTAAATGTTTTGTTTAACAAAATGTCGCATCAAAAAGAAAAACCAAAACTTTCTAAAAGCGAATTAAGAAAGCAACAAAAAGAGCTGAAATTAAAACAAAAAGAACAGAAAAAACGTGAAAAAACTGAAAAAGCGATTTTAAAATCATCACTTACTTTCTCAAAAGATATTAAAAAACTTTCCAAAAAATATAAAGAAGCAGATGATGAATTTTTTATTGAATTAGAAGAAGTTTTAATTAAAACTGATATGGGAATGAAAATGGTCATGAACATTTCTAACAGCATTCAAAAACGTAGCAAAAAAACGAATTCTTTTCATGACATCAAAGAATTATTAGTTGAAGAATTATACAAAGCTTACGATATTAAACATAAAGGTGACACAAAACTAAATTATGTTGATGGGCGCATGAATATTTTTATGGTTGTGGGAGTTAATGGCACTGGTAAAACAACATCTTTGGCTAAATTATCAAATTACTATGCTGAATTAGATAAAAAAGTGATGATTGTAGCTGGAGATACTTTTAGAGCTGGAGCCATTGAACAATTAGAAGAATGAACCACTACGCGTTTAGAAGAAAATATTGTTTTATTTAAAGGAAAAAATAATCAAGATCCTTCTTCTGTTATTTTTGATGCAATCAAAAAAGCAGAAGCAGAAAAATTTGATATTGTTTTAATTGACACTGCTGGAAGAATCCAAAACAAAGTTAATTTGATGAAAGAATTGGAAAAAATGCACAATACCATCAAAAAATTTGACAAAAGTGCTCCGCATGAAGTTTTATTAGTCATTGATGCAACAACTGGACAAAATGGAGTCATTCAAGCTGAAGAATTTAGCCAAGTCACAAAAGTTAGTGGAATTATTTTAACTAAAATGGATGGAACAAGTAAGGGTGGAATTGCCCTGGCCATTAAAGATGAATTATCAATTCCGGTCAAAATGATTGGAATTGGTGAACAAGTTGATGACCTTGTCGAATTTGATGTTGAAGAATATGTTTATGGCTTAGTTGCTGGTTTTATGGATGAAAATTTAGAAAACGATGATCTTGATGAATAA
- a CDS encoding copper homeostasis protein CutC has translation MTLEVIATNIEDIKQINKSQADRIEFCFELERGGLTPSYETIKQAGEISSTPVNVMLRPHDRGYNYSDEDFNQMLIDAKYIASTKVNGVVCGILTPDKKIDQIRFKQIIDLLPGKQIVCHRAFQEVEDQIQGLKDLKALGVEMVLTSGRDNINESLDLLKTLKEANLVTIQAGGGVGFDNIQAIKQVVDAVHVGTAVRETKSWLAPISIEKINQMQDILSN, from the coding sequence ATGACATTAGAAGTAATCGCAACAAATATCGAAGATATTAAACAAATCAACAAAAGCCAAGCTGACAGAATTGAATTTTGTTTTGAATTAGAACGTGGAGGTTTAACCCCAAGTTATGAAACAATCAAACAAGCTGGTGAAATTTCTTCAACCCCTGTGAATGTCATGTTAAGACCACATGACCGTGGATATAATTATTCAGATGAAGATTTTAATCAAATGCTAATTGATGCTAAATATATTGCCTCAACTAAAGTTAATGGAGTTGTTTGTGGAATTTTAACCCCGGATAAAAAAATTGATCAAATTCGTTTTAAACAAATTATCGATTTATTACCAGGCAAACAAATTGTTTGCCATCGTGCTTTTCAAGAAGTCGAAGACCAAATACAAGGGTTGAAAGATTTAAAAGCGTTAGGTGTTGAGATGGTTTTAACTTCTGGAAGAGACAATATTAATGAGTCTTTAGATTTATTAAAAACTTTAAAAGAAGCGAACTTAGTGACAATTCAAGCTGGAGGTGGCGTTGGTTTTGACAATATCCAAGCCATTAAACAAGTCGTTGATGCTGTTCATGTTGGAACAGCAGTTCGTGAAACAAAATCTTGACTTGCACCAATTTCAATTGAAAAAATTAACCAAATGCAAGATATTTTAAGTAATTAA
- the trmFO gene encoding methylenetetrahydrofolate--tRNA-(uracil(54)-C(5))-methyltransferase (FADH(2)-oxidizing) TrmFO, whose amino-acid sequence MKIKIIGAGLAGCEAAYQLAEHGFKVELYESKTMQKNPIQKLDSFAELVCSNTLRSKSLKNAVGILKAEMQMFNSLIIEAAYQTCIPSDDALAVDRVKFSDYVTDKIQNHPNIEVIYKEVDAIDDVNDITLITTGPLTSEKMKSEIERLIGKQKLFYLDASAPIIAKDSIDFSYVYQASRHNQDQGDYICIPLNEAEFDAFVKQLKQAETVQTKDFEKEIYFKGCQPIEVMAKESKKILLHGPMSPNNLLKPDQTQPYAVVQLRQDDAIDTLYNFVGFQTNLKWPEQLRVLSQLPGMGDMKIVRYGVMHKNYYINSPKILNNKLQVMRRKNVYFAGQITGVEGYVESSMSGIIASLGIIASLTNQKLPKFPSTTVMGALHNYVTNEKIKHLKPMKANLGIMQKAFDEGNGESYFSKSKMELENYLNSIKGIIEFKNK is encoded by the coding sequence ATGAAAATTAAAATTATTGGAGCTGGATTAGCTGGATGTGAAGCTGCATATCAATTAGCAGAACATGGATTTAAAGTTGAACTTTATGAATCTAAAACTATGCAAAAGAATCCAATTCAAAAATTGGATTCTTTTGCCGAATTAGTTTGCTCGAATACATTAAGATCTAAATCCTTAAAAAATGCTGTTGGAATTTTAAAAGCAGAAATGCAAATGTTTAATTCTTTAATTATTGAAGCAGCCTATCAAACTTGTATTCCAAGTGATGATGCTTTAGCTGTTGATCGCGTTAAATTTTCAGATTATGTGACTGACAAAATCCAAAATCACCCAAACATTGAAGTTATTTACAAAGAAGTGGATGCAATTGATGATGTTAATGACATTACTTTAATTACAACCGGACCTTTAACAAGTGAAAAAATGAAAAGTGAAATTGAACGTTTAATTGGCAAACAAAAACTCTTTTATCTAGATGCATCAGCCCCCATTATTGCCAAAGATAGTATTGATTTTAGTTATGTTTATCAAGCTTCAAGACATAATCAAGATCAAGGAGATTACATTTGTATTCCTTTAAATGAAGCTGAATTTGATGCTTTTGTTAAACAGTTAAAGCAAGCTGAAACTGTTCAAACAAAAGACTTTGAAAAAGAAATTTATTTTAAAGGTTGTCAACCAATTGAGGTGATGGCCAAAGAAAGTAAAAAGATTTTATTGCATGGGCCAATGTCACCCAATAACCTTTTAAAACCAGATCAAACTCAACCATATGCAGTTGTTCAATTAAGACAAGATGATGCAATTGATACACTTTATAATTTTGTTGGTTTTCAAACCAATTTAAAATGACCAGAACAATTAAGAGTCTTATCACAACTACCAGGAATGGGGGATATGAAAATTGTTAGGTACGGAGTGATGCATAAAAATTATTATATTAATTCACCTAAAATTTTAAATAATAAACTTCAAGTAATGCGCAGAAAAAATGTGTATTTCGCTGGTCAAATCACTGGTGTTGAAGGTTATGTTGAATCAAGTATGAGCGGAATTATTGCTAGCTTAGGAATTATTGCTTCGCTGACAAACCAAAAATTACCTAAATTTCCTTCAACAACAGTGATGGGAGCATTACATAATTATGTGACGAATGAAAAAATTAAACATTTAAAACCGATGAAAGCAAATTTAGGAATTATGCAAAAAGCTTTTGATGAAGGAAATGGAGAAAGTTATTTTTCCAAATCAAAAATGGAGTTGGAAAATTATTTAAATTCAATAAAAGGAATTATTGAATTTAAAAATAAATAA
- a CDS encoding ABC transporter permease, giving the protein MKQLNSFLPNSKIINCHLKSNWKSLLIGGIVWLLFVNVWLFLFATQLSPKHVISIVFPGNEFSYSVLGVLNQITMYSVVVFSIISSVMVHHVIGREIRKGEITIWMASPISRNKIMISKIVFIWCVNLIIIAPSLIPILIYGGIAVDAGQNFGDLIAQLLTMVLFILMISTLFASIALACSNMGRVTGMIHAEIILYMIVFTAFGFLGQEWSRYFQYINLKSLLVWVYNSDPYNHVQLYRENLGWIIGSMFINIALISGLTYLPSFIFKRKDLMG; this is encoded by the coding sequence ATGAAACAATTAAATTCATTTTTACCAAATTCGAAAATCATTAATTGCCATTTAAAAAGTAATTGAAAATCTCTTCTTATTGGAGGGATTGTTTGGCTTTTATTTGTGAATGTTTGACTGTTTCTCTTTGCAACACAACTGAGCCCAAAACATGTAATTTCAATTGTCTTTCCTGGAAACGAATTCTCTTATAGTGTTCTTGGTGTTTTAAATCAGATTACAATGTATAGTGTTGTGGTCTTTTCCATTATTAGTAGTGTTATGGTTCATCATGTAATCGGGCGAGAAATAAGAAAAGGGGAAATTACTATTTGGATGGCTTCTCCAATATCAAGAAATAAAATTATGATTTCTAAAATAGTTTTTATTTGATGTGTGAATTTAATTATCATTGCCCCATCTTTGATTCCTATTTTGATTTATGGAGGAATAGCAGTTGATGCTGGGCAAAATTTTGGGGATTTGATTGCACAATTATTAACAATGGTTTTGTTCATACTAATGATTTCAACACTTTTTGCATCAATTGCTCTTGCGTGTTCGAATATGGGACGCGTCACTGGTATGATTCATGCTGAGATTATTCTTTACATGATTGTTTTTACTGCTTTTGGATTTTTGGGTCAAGAATGATCTAGATATTTTCAATACATTAATCTTAAATCATTGCTTGTTTGGGTTTATAATAGCGACCCATATAATCATGTTCAACTATATCGTGAAAATCTTGGATGAATTATTGGTTCAATGTTCATCAATATTGCTTTAATTAGTGGACTGACTTATTTACCGTCTTTCATTTTCAAAAGAAAAGATTTAATGGGATAA
- a CDS encoding formate/nitrite transporter family protein, whose product MKKLTRSMTNDEIQEEIHTLEKVDYTPLYNKDVAYHNYGYIHTFRVISDGLRLSSIKQFFGGLLAGIWIGVAYTAILYATYKMENASVVKLLTGLLFSGVILLIAFLGGGFVTAHMWYNRTMFRRVEKWSIFLKACGLVYLGNIAGIGIFLGILFLSGAFNGNDKLLIYAYESFGLGKLYSVGTAIKTGQTFTNGDVWQTISWVFFSGILCNFLICLATQGAKSTKGNTVATMIMYIVVLFFFAIGGYQHCVANWYGAWVLIILAIDPNVAGNIQTSPGHDYLFNVNSAWLYLSLNIIPAVLGNFVGALIIGTFMGLFNMDYDKLLLKEARLRFLREVLAVRQNPNLLSEKLHDDQYTPWYKRPYKKRKK is encoded by the coding sequence ATGAAAAAATTAACAAGGTCAATGACAAATGATGAAATTCAAGAAGAAATTCATACATTAGAAAAAGTTGATTACACACCTTTATACAACAAAGATGTGGCATACCACAATTATGGATATATCCATACTTTTAGAGTAATTTCTGATGGTTTACGCTTAAGCTCAATCAAACAATTTTTTGGTGGTTTGTTAGCCGGGATTTGAATTGGGGTTGCTTATACTGCCATTTTGTATGCAACATACAAAATGGAAAATGCTTCGGTTGTGAAATTATTAACAGGTCTTTTATTTTCGGGAGTGATTTTATTAATTGCCTTTTTGGGTGGTGGTTTTGTCACTGCTCACATGTGATATAACCGCACAATGTTTCGAAGAGTTGAAAAGTGATCGATTTTCTTAAAAGCGTGTGGTCTAGTTTATCTTGGAAATATTGCTGGAATCGGAATCTTTTTAGGGATTTTGTTCTTATCTGGGGCTTTTAATGGGAATGATAAACTGTTGATTTATGCTTATGAATCATTTGGTTTAGGTAAACTTTACAGTGTTGGAACAGCAATTAAAACTGGTCAAACATTTACCAATGGAGATGTTTGACAAACCATTTCATGAGTCTTTTTTAGTGGGATTTTATGTAATTTCTTAATTTGTTTAGCGACCCAAGGAGCTAAATCAACTAAAGGAAATACAGTTGCTACAATGATTATGTATATTGTGGTTTTATTCTTTTTTGCCATTGGAGGTTATCAACATTGTGTTGCTAATTGATATGGTGCTTGAGTTTTAATCATCTTAGCAATTGATCCAAATGTGGCTGGTAATATTCAAACTAGTCCAGGACATGATTATTTGTTCAATGTAAATTCAGCTTGGTTGTATCTTTCTTTAAATATCATTCCAGCGGTTTTAGGAAACTTTGTTGGAGCGTTAATTATTGGTACTTTTATGGGATTGTTTAATATGGATTATGACAAACTTTTATTAAAAGAAGCAAGATTAAGATTCTTACGTGAAGTTTTGGCAGTGCGTCAAAATCCAAATCTGTTAAGTGAAAAACTTCACGACGATCAATATACACCTTGATATAAACGTCCTTATAAAAAGAGAAAAAAATAA
- a CDS encoding RidA family protein has protein sequence MKKINTDKAPKALGPYSQAILTNDQTLYLSGQLGIDPISGKLESGIEAQTKRVLNNINAILEEANFNKNHVVKTTIFLNSMDDFQIVNSIYEHYFGDHKPARSTIQVAKLPKNGLVEIEVIAKN, from the coding sequence ATGAAAAAAATAAACACCGATAAAGCCCCAAAAGCACTTGGTCCATATTCACAAGCGATTTTGACAAATGATCAAACACTATACCTCTCTGGACAGCTTGGAATTGATCCGATTAGTGGAAAATTAGAAAGTGGAATTGAAGCACAAACCAAAAGAGTTTTAAACAATATTAATGCGATTTTAGAAGAAGCAAATTTCAATAAAAATCATGTTGTTAAAACCACAATCTTTTTAAACAGTATGGATGATTTTCAAATTGTAAACAGCATTTATGAACATTATTTTGGCGACCACAAACCAGCTAGAAGTACCATTCAAGTTGCAAAATTACCAAAAAATGGTTTAGTTGAAATTGAAGTAATTGCTAAAAATTAA
- the pstB gene encoding phosphate ABC transporter ATP-binding protein PstB: MNEKTIKKLPPFSQRKDIIEIKDFNFYYNKGKVHALKNINMKIKENSITTFIGPSGCGKSTLIRSINRMNDLIEGSLYEGEITVFDQNIFAPGTDVTQLRTEVGMVFQKPNPFPISIYENVAYGPKTQGVKDKNVLNQIVEDSLKKAALWEEVADKLNSPALGLSGGQQQRLSIARAIAMKPKIILLDEPTSALDPIATIKVEELILELKKEYSIVMVTHSLDQAARISEMTAFFNKGELIEYNKTKKIFTNPKNPLTEQYISGRFS; this comes from the coding sequence TTAAATGAAAAAACAATTAAGAAATTACCCCCCTTTAGTCAAAGAAAAGACATAATCGAAATTAAGGACTTTAATTTCTATTATAATAAAGGTAAGGTTCATGCTTTAAAAAACATTAATATGAAAATTAAGGAAAACTCAATTACAACATTTATTGGGCCATCTGGTTGCGGAAAATCGACTTTAATTCGCTCAATCAACCGCATGAATGATTTGATTGAAGGTTCACTTTACGAAGGCGAAATTACGGTTTTTGATCAAAACATTTTTGCCCCTGGAACTGATGTCACTCAATTAAGAACAGAGGTTGGAATGGTGTTTCAAAAACCCAATCCGTTCCCAATTTCGATTTATGAAAATGTAGCATATGGTCCAAAAACTCAAGGTGTAAAAGATAAAAATGTTTTGAATCAAATCGTCGAAGATTCTTTGAAAAAAGCGGCTTTATGAGAAGAAGTTGCCGATAAATTAAACTCTCCAGCTTTAGGATTAAGTGGGGGACAACAACAACGTCTCTCAATTGCCAGAGCAATTGCGATGAAACCCAAAATCATTTTACTTGATGAACCAACTTCAGCTTTAGATCCAATTGCCACAATCAAAGTGGAAGAATTGATTTTAGAGTTGAAAAAAGAATATTCAATTGTGATGGTGACGCACTCACTTGATCAAGCAGCAAGAATTAGTGAAATGACTGCTTTTTTCAACAAAGGTGAATTAATTGAATACAACAAAACCAAGAAAATATTTACAAATCCTAAAAATCCATTAACAGAACAATACATTTCAGGAAGATTCTCATAG
- the phoU gene encoding phosphate signaling complex protein PhoU — MSINKILDRDIEQIKRLIYEMIYETKIQYASAFEVVQTDNLELANKTIQNDQKINDMLNAFTNIALWKIIKQRLTAGDLRMAIGSILIAREIEIIADYAKKICKYFVLYTPAKEDIQAIIVMFNMVIKMLDLVSALFNDYDSDQKNKVIEIEQELNNKFHEFNLDLFYKIRSAKTDAHALVYFEQIGKLKNLQRAGDHLVSIQEILVFIRTGSFVELTHNDPDLPNEDDE, encoded by the coding sequence ATGTCAATCAACAAAATCTTAGATCGTGACATTGAACAAATTAAAAGATTAATTTATGAAATGATTTACGAAACCAAAATCCAATATGCGTCAGCTTTTGAAGTTGTTCAAACTGACAATTTAGAGTTAGCGAACAAAACCATTCAAAATGATCAAAAAATTAATGATATGTTAAATGCTTTTACCAATATTGCTTTATGAAAAATCATTAAACAACGCTTAACTGCTGGAGATTTAAGAATGGCTATTGGTTCAATCTTAATTGCTCGTGAAATCGAAATTATCGCTGATTATGCTAAAAAAATCTGTAAATATTTCGTTTTATACACACCAGCCAAAGAAGATATTCAAGCAATTATTGTCATGTTTAATATGGTGATTAAAATGTTGGACCTTGTTTCAGCATTGTTCAACGATTACGATAGTGACCAAAAAAATAAAGTCATTGAAATTGAACAAGAATTGAACAATAAATTTCATGAGTTTAACCTTGATTTATTTTATAAAATTAGATCAGCCAAAACTGATGCTCATGCTTTAGTATATTTTGAGCAAATTGGTAAGTTAAAAAACTTACAAAGAGCTGGTGATCATTTAGTTAGTATTCAAGAAATTTTAGTCTTTATTAGGACTGGAAGTTTCGTTGAATTAACTCACAATGACCCAGATTTACCGAATGAAGATGACGAATAA
- the ylxM gene encoding YlxM family DNA-binding protein has protein sequence MILMNNLEKTLEISELFIIYKNLLTEKQTKYLELYIDEDWSLQEIADEFNVSKAAIHDSIKKTILSLNDLETKLGLNQKEKHINQIMLKYENSQNSEVKNLIQELKGE, from the coding sequence ATGATCTTGATGAATAATTTAGAAAAAACTTTAGAAATTTCTGAACTTTTCATTATTTATAAAAATCTTCTTACTGAAAAACAAACTAAATATTTGGAATTATATATTGATGAAGACTGATCTTTGCAAGAAATTGCTGATGAATTTAATGTCTCTAAAGCAGCAATTCATGATTCAATTAAAAAAACAATTTTAAGTTTAAATGACTTAGAAACCAAATTAGGGCTGAACCAAAAAGAAAAGCACATCAATCAAATCATGCTAAAATATGAAAATAGTCAAAATTCAGAAGTTAAAAATTTAATTCAAGAATTAAAAGGAGAATAA
- a CDS encoding TIGR00282 family metallophosphoesterase produces the protein MKILMVGDVYAAPGRAALKEYLPNIVSKENIDFVVVNGENVTHGASITQKHYQEIKNIGVDVITSGNHIFDKDDVVHYIKNTPDLLRPLNMNIFNPGNGFVIKNFQKKKIAVVNLLGTAFMDPVNNPYEVFDQFLKENENQYDILLVDFHAEATAEKLAFAWNYDGIITGFVGTHTHVQTADERILPKGTAYITDIGMTGPRDSIIGVNPDEVVFKQKTGRPSRFQPSKNKAGFGAVVIEIDDKTNKAIDIKRILIN, from the coding sequence ATGAAAATCTTAATGGTCGGAGATGTGTACGCAGCCCCTGGTCGTGCAGCGCTAAAAGAATATTTACCCAACATCGTTTCAAAAGAAAATATTGATTTTGTTGTTGTAAATGGAGAAAATGTCACGCACGGAGCTTCAATCACCCAAAAACATTATCAAGAAATTAAAAATATTGGGGTTGATGTGATTACAAGTGGTAACCATATTTTTGACAAAGATGATGTTGTGCATTATATTAAAAATACTCCTGACCTTTTAAGACCTTTGAATATGAACATCTTCAATCCTGGCAACGGTTTTGTGATCAAAAACTTCCAAAAGAAAAAAATTGCTGTTGTCAATTTATTAGGAACTGCATTTATGGATCCGGTCAATAATCCGTATGAAGTTTTTGATCAATTTTTAAAAGAAAATGAAAACCAATATGATATTTTATTAGTTGATTTTCATGCTGAAGCAACTGCTGAAAAATTAGCATTTGCTTGAAATTATGATGGAATTATTACAGGATTTGTTGGAACACACACCCACGTTCAAACAGCTGATGAAAGAATTTTACCCAAAGGAACTGCTTACATCACTGACATTGGGATGACTGGACCTCGTGATTCAATTATTGGGGTTAATCCTGATGAAGTTGTTTTTAAACAAAAAACAGGACGTCCATCAAGATTTCAACCTTCGAAAAATAAAGCTGGCTTTGGTGCTGTTGTGATCGAAATTGATGACAAAACCAACAAAGCCATAGATATTAAAAGAATTTTAATTAATTAA
- a CDS encoding type I phosphomannose isomerase catalytic subunit: MEIIKLKPFFSEKIWGGNGLKKMGFDIPLNKNIGEAWIISAHDNGMSFLTTGKFKDQALKNVFEDNRQLFGDYQGEFPLLVKIISPNDYLSVQVHPDDEYALKKHHCLGKPESWLVLDAPVDAHLIYGHHAKTKQELESMVEHDQWDKLLKKVKVQVGDFLYVEPGKVHAITPGVVVCEVQRSSDITYRFYDYKRLDDHGQPRRLDLEDSINCTLIPDSQDVIVRQQTGQIFSSQYFSINIWDTKNNLKLEIDEQPYWLQLTVLSGQGTINNQDFQLGESAITLGSIEQITATGEMKILVSWIKK; the protein is encoded by the coding sequence ATGGAAATAATTAAATTAAAACCTTTCTTTTCAGAAAAAATCTGAGGTGGAAATGGATTGAAAAAAATGGGATTTGATATTCCTTTAAATAAAAATATTGGTGAGGCTTGAATTATTTCAGCCCATGATAATGGAATGAGTTTTTTAACCACAGGAAAATTTAAAGATCAAGCTTTAAAAAATGTTTTTGAAGATAATCGTCAATTATTTGGTGATTACCAAGGTGAGTTTCCCTTGTTGGTAAAAATAATTTCACCCAATGATTATTTATCTGTGCAAGTGCATCCCGATGATGAATATGCTTTAAAAAAACACCATTGTTTAGGAAAACCAGAATCTTGATTGGTTTTGGATGCCCCAGTTGATGCTCATTTAATTTATGGACATCATGCAAAAACAAAACAAGAATTAGAGTCAATGGTTGAACATGATCAATGAGATAAATTATTAAAAAAAGTGAAAGTGCAAGTTGGTGATTTTTTATATGTTGAACCTGGTAAAGTGCATGCGATCACTCCAGGAGTTGTTGTTTGTGAAGTGCAAAGATCGAGTGATATCACTTATCGTTTTTATGATTACAAACGTTTGGATGACCATGGTCAACCACGAAGATTAGATCTTGAGGATTCAATTAATTGTACTTTAATTCCAGATTCACAAGATGTGATTGTCAGACAACAAACGGGACAGATTTTTTCAAGCCAATATTTTTCAATTAATATTTGAGATACAAAAAATAATTTAAAACTTGAAATTGATGAACAACCATATTGATTACAATTAACGGTTTTATCTGGTCAAGGGACAATTAACAACCAAGATTTTCAACTTGGTGAATCAGCGATCACACTAGGGTCGATTGAACAAATCACAGCAACTGGAGAGATGAAAATCTTGGTTTCTTGAATCAAAAAGTAG